A window of Lepidochelys kempii isolate rLepKem1 chromosome 1, rLepKem1.hap2, whole genome shotgun sequence contains these coding sequences:
- the LOC140904958 gene encoding histone H3, whose protein sequence is MARTKQTARKSTGGKAPRKQLATKAARKSAPATGGVKKPHRYRPGTVALREIRRYQKSTELLIRKLPFQRLVREIAQDFKTDLRFQSSAVMALQEASEAYLVGLFEDTNLCAIHAKRVTIMPKDIQLARRIRGERA, encoded by the coding sequence ATGGCTAGGACAAAGCAAACAGCTCGCAAATCTACTGGGGGTAAAGCTCCCCGTAAACAGTTGGCTACTAAAGCTGCCCGTAAAAGTGCTCCTGCGACTGGAGGAGTGAAAAAACCTCATCGCTACCGGCCTGGCACCGTGGCTTTGCGGGAGATTCGCCGCTACCAGAAATCTACTGAGCTGCTCATCCGCAAGCTgcccttccagcgcctggtgcgTGAAATCGCCCAGGACTTCAAGACCGACTTGCGCTTCCAGAGCTCGGCTGTTATGGCCCTGCAGGAGGCTAGTGAGGCATATCTAGTTGGTCTCTTCGAGGATACCAACCTGTGTGCTATTCATGCCAAGAGAGTCACCATTATGCCCAAGGACATCCAGTTGGCCCGCCGTATCCGCGGGGAGAGAGCTTAA
- the LOC140904960 gene encoding histone H2B 8 has product MPEPAKSAPAPKKGSKKAVTKTQKKGDKKRRKTRKESYSIYVYKVLKQVHPDTGISSKAMGIMNSFVNDIFERIAGEASRLAHYNKRSTITSREIQTAVRLLLPGELAKHAVSEGTKAVTKYTSSK; this is encoded by the coding sequence ATGCCCGAGCCAGCGAAATCTGCTCCAGCTCCTAAAAAGGGGTCTAAGAAGGCTGTCACTAAGACCCAGAAGAAAGGAGATAAGAAGCGTAGAAAGACTAGGAAGGAAAGCTACTCAATCTACGTGTACAAAGTGCTGAAACAAGTTCACCCAGACACTGGTATTTCTTCAAAAGCTATGGGGATCATGAACTCCTTTGTGAATGATATTTTCGAGCGTATCGCAGGGGAGGCATCTCGTCTGGCGCATTACAACAAGCGCTCGACTATCACTTCCCGGGAGATTCAGACCGCTGTAAGACTGCTGCTGCCGGGCGAGTTAGCCAAACACGCGGTGTCTGAGGGTACTAAGGCTGTTACCAAGTACACTAGCTCTAAGTAG
- the LOC140904959 gene encoding histone H2A.J, translated as MSGRGKQGGKVRAKAKSRSSRAGLQFPVGRVHRLLRKGNYAERVGAGAPVYMAAVLEYLTAEILELAGNAARDNKKTRIIPRHLQLAIRNDEELNKLLGKVTIAQGGVLPNIQAVLLPKKTESHKAKSK; from the coding sequence ATGTCGGGTCGAGGAAAGCAAGGCGGTAAAGTAAGGGCGAAGGCCAAATCTCGTTCTTCACGAGCCGGCCTACAGTTCCCAGTAGGTCGTGTGCACCGTCTTCTCCGCAAAGGTAATTATGCTGAGCGGGTGGGGGCTGGCGCCCCGGTCTATATGGCTGCGGTGCTTGAGTATCTGACTGCTGAAATACTGGAGTTGGCTGGCAACGCTGCTCGGGACAACAAGAAAACCAGAATCATTCCACGTCACCTGCAGCTCGCCATCCGAAACGACGAGGAGCTCAACAAGCTGCTGGGGAAAGTCACGATCGCTCAAGGGGGTGTCTTGCCCAATATCCAGGCCGTGCTGCTGCCCAAGAAGACTGAGAGCCATAAAGCGAAGAGCAAGTAA
- the LOC140904957 gene encoding histone H1-like, whose amino-acid sequence MSETAPVVAAAAAPAPASKAPTKKAKKAAAGSKLRKPSGPSVTELITKAVSASKERKGLSLAALKKVLAAGGYDVEKNNSRIKLGLKSLVSKSVLVQTKGTGASGSFKLSKKSGETKEKAPKKKPAAKPKKPAAKKPASAAKKSKKAAAVKKSPKKAKKPAAAAAKKAAKSPKKAKPAKPKKAAKSPAKAKAVKPKAAKPKPTKPKAAKAKKAAPKKK is encoded by the coding sequence ATGTCTGAAACTGCGCCTGTagttgcagcagcagctgcccctgctccagcctccaAGGCTCCAACTAAAAAGGCAAAGAAGGCGGCAGCGGGTTCGAAACTCCGGAAGCCCTCGGGCCCCAGCGTGACCGAGCTGATCACTAAGGCAGTGTCAGCCTCTAAGGAACGCAAAGGGCTCTCTTTAGCTGCTCTTAAGAAAGTTCTGGCAGCTGGAGGGTACGATGTAGAAAAAAACAATAGTCGTATAAAGCTGGGGCTAAAGAGTCTGGTGAGCAAAAGCGTTTTGGTACAGACCAAAGGTACCGGTGCCTCGGGTTCCTTCAAACTCAGCAAGAAGTCGGGTGAGACAAAGGAGAAGGCACCTAAGAAAAAGCCAGCGGCAAAACCTAAGAAACCAGCTGCCAAGAAACCTGCCAGCGCCGCTAAGAAGTCTAAGAAAGCTGCGGCCGTAAAAAAGAGCCCGAAAAAAGCCAAGAAACCAGCGGCTGCCGCAGCCAAAAAAGCAGCCAAGAGCCCGAAAAAGGCCAAACCTGCCAAGCCCAAAAAGGCAGCTAAGAGCCCGGCTAAGGCCAAGGCAGTGAAGCCCAAGGCTGCCAAGCCCAAGCCAACCAAACCTAAAGCAGCAAAGGCTAAGAAGGCAGCGCCTAAGAagaagtga
- the LOC140906583 gene encoding histone H4 yields the protein MSGRGKGGKGLGKGGAKRHRKVLRDNIQGITKPAIRRLARRGGVKRISGLIYEETRGVLKVFLENVIRDAVTYTEHAKRKTVTAMDVVYALKRQGRTLYGFGG from the coding sequence ATGTCTGGTCGTGGTAAGGGAGGCAAGGGTCTCGGAAAAGGAGGCGCTAAGCGTCATAGAAAGGTACTGAGGGACAATATTCAGGGCATAACCAAGCCGGCAATTCGCCGTTTGGCTCGTCGTGGGGGTGTAAAGCGCATTTCGGGTCTCATTTATGAGGAGACTCGGGGAGTGCTGAAAGTATTTCTGGAGAACGTGATCCGAGATGCTGTTACTTACACTGAGCATGCGAAGCGGAAGACTGTGACTGCTATGGACGTTGTTTATGCGCTGAAGCGTCAAGGTCGTACTCTGTACGGATTTGGAGGCTAA
- the LOC140906591 gene encoding histone H3 has product MARTKQTARKSTGGKAPRKQLATKAARKSAPATGGVKKPHRYRPGTVALREIRRYQKSTELLIRKLPFQRLVREIAQDFKTDLRFQSSAVMALQEASEAYLVGLFEDTNLCAIHAKRVTIMPKDIQLARRIRGERA; this is encoded by the coding sequence ATGGCCAGGACCAAGCAGACCGCCCGTAAATCTACCGGTGGCAAAGCCCCTCGTAAACAGTTGGCTACTAAGGCTGCTCGGAAGAGCGCGCCTGCCACTGGGGGAGTGAAAAAGCCCCATCGTTATCGCCCCGGTACTGTGGCCCTACGAGAGATTCGCCGTTATCAGAAATCTACTGAGCTGCTCATCCGCAAGCTgcccttccagcgcctggtgcgTGAAATCGCCCAGGACTTCAAGACTGACTTGCGTTTCCAGAGTTCGGCTGTTATGGCCCTGCAGGAGGCTAGTGAGGCATATCTAGTTGGTCTTTTCGAGGATACCAACCTGTGTGCTATTCATGCCAAGAGAGTCACGATTATGCCTAAAGATATCCAATTGGCCCGGCGCATCCGTGGGGAAAGAGCGTAA
- the LOC140906602 gene encoding histone H2B 8, producing MPEPAKSAPAPKKGSKKAVTKTQKKGDKKRRKTRKESYSIYVYKVLKQVHPDTGISSKAMGIMNSFVNDIFERIAGEASRLAHYNKRSTITSREIQTAVRLLLPGELAKHAVSEGTKAVTKYTSSK from the coding sequence ATGCCAGAGCCGGCAAAAtctgctcctgcccccaaaaAGGGCTCGAAGAAAGCTGTGACCAAGACTCAGAAGAAAGGAGATAAGAAAAGGAGAAAGACCAGGAAGGAGAGTTACTCTATCTACGTGTATAAGGTATTGAAGCAAGTTCATCCTGACACCGGTATCTCCTCTAAGGCGATGGGGATCATGAACTCCTTTGTAAACGACATATTTGAACGTATTGCTGGGGAAGCGTCTCGCCTGGCGCATTACAACAAACGCTCGACCATCACTTCCCGGGAGATCCAGACCGCTGTGCGCCTGCTTCTGCCGGGGGAACTGGCCAAACACGCCGTGTCTGAGGGCACTAAGGCTGTCACAAAGTACACTAGTTCTAAGTAA
- the LOC140906609 gene encoding histone H1-like, protein MSETAPVATPAVSAAGAKTSAKKPKKAAGGSKARKPSGPSVTELITKAVSASKERKGLSLAALKKVLAAGGYDVEKNNSRIKLGLKSLVSKTILVQTKGTGASGSFKLNRKPGETKEKAPKKKPAAKPKKPVAKKPASAAKRPKKAAAVKKSPKKAKKPAASAAKKAAKSPKKAKTAKPKKVAKSPAKAKAVKPKAAKPKPTKPKAGKGKKAAPKKK, encoded by the coding sequence ATGTCGGAAACGGCGCCTGTTGCCACTCCTGCTGTGTCCGCTGCTGGGGCAAAAACCTCTGCTAAAAAACCGAAGAAGGCGGCAGGAGGCTCAAAAGCGCGCAAGCCTTCGGGTCCCAGCGTGACCGAGCTGATCACCAAGGCGGTGTCCGCATCCAAGGAGCGCAAAGGGCTCTCGCTGGCCGCTCTTAAGAAGGTTTTGGCCGCCGGAGGGTACGATGTGGAGAAGAACAACAGCCGCATCAAGTTAGGACTTAAGAGTCTGGTGAGCAAAACGATTTTGGTGCAGACAAAAGGTACCGGCGCCTCTGGTTCTTTCAAACTTAACAGGAAGCCGGGTGAGACTAAGGAGAAGGCACCGAAGAAGAAGCCAGCGGCAAAGCCTAAGAAACCAGTTGCCAAGAAACCCGCCAGCGCTGCCAAGAGACCCAAAAAGGCTGCGGCTGTGAAAAAGAGCCCGAAAAAAGCCAAAAAACCAGCGGCTTCCGCAGCCAAGAAAGCGGCCAAGAGCCCCAAAAAGGCCAAAACTGCCAAGCCCAAAAAGGTAGCTAAGAGCCCGGCTAAGGCCAAGGCGGTGAAGCCCAAGGCTGCCAAGCCCAAGCCAACCAAACCTAAAGCAGGAAAGGGTAAGAAGGCAGCGCCCAAGAAGAAGTAA
- the H2AJ gene encoding histone H2A.J: MSGRGKQGGKVRAKAKSRSSRAGLQFPVGRVHRLLRKGNYAERVGAGAPVYMAAVLEYLTAEILELAGNAARDNKKTRIIPRHLQLAIRNDEELNKLLGKVTIAQGGVLPNIQAVLLPKKTESHKAKSK, translated from the coding sequence ATGTCGGGCAGAGGAAAGCAGGGAGGTAAGGTGCGGGCTAAGGCGAAGTCTCGCTCCTCCCGGGCTGGGCTGCAGTTCCCGGTGGGCCGTGTGCACCGTTTGCTTCGCAAAGGCAATTATGCGGAGCGGGTGGGCGCTGGCGCCCCGGTCTATATGGCTGCGGTGCTGGAGTATCTGACTGCTGAGATTCTGGAGCTGGCTGGCAACGCGGCGCGAGACAACAAGAAAACCAGGATCATCCCCCGTCACCTGCAGCTCGCCATCCGAAACGACGAGGAGCTCAACAAGCTGCTGGGGAAAGTCACGATCGCTCAAGGGGGTGTCCTGCCCAATATCCAGGCCGTGCTGCTGCCCAAGAAAACTGAAAGTCATAAGGCCAAGAGCAAATGA